The Methanosarcina barkeri str. Wiesmoor genomic interval TTTCACCAGATTTTTCAGAGAAAAGAATGGATTTCCTAAGTTTAAATCAAAGAAAAATCCAATTCAATCATTTCCTATACCCCAACACTACAGTGTAGACTTTGAAAACAACACAGTTAAGCTTCCAAAAATTGGGGAAATCAAAGCAGTTCTTCACCGAAAGTTTGATGGAGAACTTAAAACAGCTACAGTATCAAGGTCTTGTAAAGGGAATTACTACATTAGTATCCTTGTTGAAGACGGAAAAGAATTTCCAGCAAAGCACCCTTTCATAGAATCAACTACAATAGGTATTGATGTAGGTATCAAAGATTTTGCTATACTCTCTACAGGTGAAAAAATATCGAATCCTAAGTATCTTAAAAACTCCCTCAAGAGACTTAAAGTACTTCAGAAAAGAGTTTCAAGGAAACAAAAAGGTTCAAAGAACAGAGCAAAAGCCAAAAAGAGTGTTTCTGTACTCCATGAGAAAATAAGCAATCAGAGAAATGATTTCCAGCACAAACTCTCTTTTAAACTCATAAGCGAAAACCAAGCTATAGCTCTGGAAACTCTGAACGTTAAAGGAATGGTTAAGAATCACCGCTTATCACAGGCTATAAGCGATTCTGCATGGAGTAGCTTTGTTACAAAATTAGAATACAAAGCGGCATGGTTCGAAAAAACCATCCTGAGAATTGGACAGTTTGAGCCATCTTCTAAGCTTTGTAATGTCTGCGGATATCATAATTCAGATTTGACATTAAAAGATAGAGAATGGACTTGCCCAGACTGT includes:
- the tnpB gene encoding IS200/IS605 family element RNA-guided endonuclease TnpB, with product MMKAFKFRLYPTTTQSVQLNQHIGSCRFVYNWALDQKIKTYEQTGKSISRFDLNKKIPVLKSSNKWLGKVNSQSLQGMTKQVESAFTRFFREKNGFPKFKSKKNPIQSFPIPQHYSVDFENNTVKLPKIGEIKAVLHRKFDGELKTATVSRSCKGNYYISILVEDGKEFPAKHPFIESTTIGIDVGIKDFAILSTGEKISNPKYLKNSLKRLKVLQKRVSRKQKGSKNRAKAKKSVSVLHEKISNQRNDFQHKLSFKLISENQAIALETLNVKGMVKNHRLSQAISDSAWSSFVTKLEYKAAWFEKTILRIGQFEPSSKLCNVCGYHNSDLTLKDREWTCPDCKTKHDRDINAAINIKKFALIDQNLIGL